One genomic region from Ptychodera flava strain L36383 chromosome 14, AS_Pfla_20210202, whole genome shotgun sequence encodes:
- the LOC139150667 gene encoding solute carrier organic anion transporter family member 3A1-like, with protein MTLALIRNPVFMLLSFAFILTNSIAFALFMPKYFQKDLGFTTSMSNLIVGIMWLFPNFPTAIILGLLLKKFKAGLVGLTKLIVGLTLTILITKILIIIIPCEGPYLHGTREGEKMVVGCNSRCDCDLGHYQSVCGSDGMDYYSPCYAGCSSSISDKNFTDCICINPDDPTNTFAQDGLCPILLCKYFIAFLVILLVFSAASSGMSLPVTMVTIRCVEKGQKSFALAVKQVIASLFRIPGNILSGTLIDYTCVLWREDCGNKGACAQYDNRLYRVAMMSLGAAMSTVSLFMFFIVLYLVVRRHKRQGRIDVHGKQDSSTREDIQLQKVEARSYDNQSFRPTE; from the exons ATGACCTTGGCTTTGATACGGAATCCTGTATTTATGTTGTTATCTTTCGCCTTTATTTTGACCAACTCAATTGCCTTTGCCCTATTCATGCCAAAGTACTTCCAAAAGGACCTTGGTTTCACTACATCGATGTCTAACTTGATTGTTG GAATTATGTGGCTATTCCCTAATTTCCCAACTGCGATTATCTTGGGTCTTTTATTAAAGAAGTTCAAAGCAGGATTGGTTGGATTGACGAAGTTGATTGTAGGTCTCACTCTGACCATTCTCATAACCAAAATTCTGATCATCATCATCCCATGTGAGGGCCCTTATCTACATGGAACAAG GGAAGGCGAGAAGATGGTCGTTGGCTGCAATTCTAGGTGCGATTGCGATCTTGGTCATTATCAATCTGTGTGTGGCTCTGACGGTATGGATTACTACTCGCCTTGCTATGCAGGATGCTCATCTTCCATCAGTGATAAG AATTTCACTGACTGCATATGCATTAACCCAGACGACCCTACCAATACATTCGCACAAGATGGATTGTGTCCCATTCTTCTTTGCAAGTATTTCATCGCTTTTCTCGTGATCCTCTTGGTCTTTTCTGCCGCCAGCAGTGGAATGAGCCTgcctgttaccatggtaacaatcAG ATGTGTTGAGAAGGGGCAGAAGTCGTTTGCCTTGGCGGTGAAACAAGTGATAGCCTCATTAT tcCGAATTCCAGGTAACATCCTTAGTGGGACACTCATAGACTACACCTGTGTTCTGTGGCGCGAAGATTGCGGTAACAAAGGAGCATGCGCACAATATGACAACCGATTGTACCGTGTGGCTATGATGTCACTCGGTGCCGCCATGAGTACAGTCTCGCTGTTCATGTTCTTCATCGTGTTGTACCTGGTCGTGAGAAGACACAAGCGGCAAGGTCGGATTGACGTCCATGGCAAACAAGACAGTTCGACCCGAGAAGATATTCAGCTACAAAAAGTCGAG GCACGTAGCTATGACAACCAAAGTTTCCGGCCCACAGAGTGA